In Roseofilum capinflatum BLCC-M114, the genomic window TTGCGCCAGGTGCTATTAGCCCATGATATTTCGCTCTATAACGGTCAGTCAAAGTTAATTAATTGCCGAGGACTGGGGACTTGTGGCACTTGTGCGGTGTATGTGGAGGGTGAGGTCTCGCCCCCGAATTGGCGCGATCGCACCCGGCGATCGCTTCCTCCCCATTCTGGCGATCGTCCCTTGCGTTTAGCCTGTCAGACTCAGGTGTTAGGTGATGTATCTGTGACCAAATTTGATGGGTTTTGGGGACAAGGAGACCAAAAGGTTTGGACTCCGGATGGTAATGGGTAATACATTTTTCCCTTATCCCACAACCCCTTCTCTGGCAGGAGAAGGGGAGAATCGGTTTCTGGTTTAGAGTGGGTGTGAGTGTTTCGAGATCCAGGTTAAGCCACCATAGATGAGGGCTAAGTAGAGGATGGCGATCGCTAAAATTAAGGTAACCATGATTTTGCCTCCCTGATGTGGTGAATAAGTATTTTCCTATACTTTTATTCTACCCGATTTTGGGAGTATTTTACCCTCTAAAACTCAGATTAAATTCTTAGATGTTGGCGAAAAAATAGGGAACTAAGTTTCAACTTGCGTGATTTTGCTATAGGGAATGGATTGATTGGCTTCAATCATCACTCCTTCTATGTTTGGCTGGGCGAATACATAATCTTTGTCAAACCAGAGGGGAATATAGGGGACTTCTTGGGCTAAGAGTTCTTGAATTTCTACTAGCAATAAGCGGCGTTTTTCAGGGTCTTGTTCTTGCCGTTGTTGGTTAATTAGGTCATTGACGCGGGGATTGTAGTAGAAAGAGCCATGATATTGACTGGCACCGGCTTTGCAAC contains:
- a CDS encoding 2Fe-2S iron-sulfur cluster-binding protein — protein: MVKIKVAGQELTCESGANLRQVLLAHDISLYNGQSKLINCRGLGTCGTCAVYVEGEVSPPNWRDRTRRSLPPHSGDRPLRLACQTQVLGDVSVTKFDGFWGQGDQKVWTPDGNG